In a single window of the Drosophila albomicans strain 15112-1751.03 chromosome 3, ASM965048v2, whole genome shotgun sequence genome:
- the LOC117568121 gene encoding putative phospholipase B-like lamina ancestor, producing MLKVVGASWQKTRIGTYILIGAGLLVIGAFFVGYMERPEYDGTYCATAYWTKKFGYQIENWKQQNDLVNIPKGVARICYKDSVYENGWAQIEVETQRSYPDSVQAYAAGLLEGSLTWKNIYNQWTNTISSSCQRDESSGKFCEWLRELLTNNFEQMKAQATAHAEHDHYWHQVHLFLSQLEGMESGYIRGATRARSDLEEEISLPDFLLMNAAADIQDLKIYYENYVLVNGTSDGSSGNKNFFLPSASMLTRIIRPDQTPQSLQALQLLFGHSTAGSYSSMLRIQKRYKFHYHFAPDTRSNTVPGVDITFTGYPGILGSTDDFYVVKGRQVQSTVGGVGIKNENLALWKDVKVEQMVPLVARVMAANRIAQNRRTWARAMSRHPFTGAKQWISVDLNKLGAQDNLYNTLDADEKHDDAAVAVNEKDNAAISERHDQLKSMVWILEQLPGRVHSKDVTENFILAGNTSWLANGMPYFDDILEASGISRDNYSQDQELSPADEAELTTLEAVDKYLRKRGFRGDLLGDESIAYGNIDLKLFSYNARLGISDYKAFAGPIFLRLQHPQPRTPEEIQLQAEGQAVPAAIGDERLSVAVDDASTLAEMELITERRPVRNDMRAIAMRKIGSGPFKWSDMTSSDDANHEGHPDEWNFDKVSPRWAW from the exons ATGTTGAAAGTCGTTGGTGCATCATGGCAAAAAACACGGATAGGGACGTACATATTAATCGGAGCCGGTTTACTGGTGATTGGTGCGTTCTTTGTCGGTTACATGGAGCGTCCGGAATACGATGGCACCTACTGTGCCACCGCATACTGGACCAAGAAGTTCGGCTATCAAATTGAGAATTGGAAGCAACAAAACGATTTGGTTAACATACCCAAGGGCGTGGCACGCATATGCTATAAGGATTCTGTCTACGAGAATGG TTGGGCACAAATTGAAGTGGAAACGCAACGTAGTTATCCGGACTCAGTGCAGGCTTATGCTGCTGGGTTGCTGGAGGGTTCACTCACCTGGAAGAACATCTACAACCAGTGGACCAA CACCATATCCTCTTCCTGCCAGCGGGATGAGAGTTCCGGCAAGTTCTGCGAGTGGCTGCGCGAGCTGCTAACCAACAACTTTGAGCAGATGAAGGCGCAGGCGACAGCTCATGCCGAGCATGATCATTACTGGCATCAAGTGCATTTATTCCTCAGTCAACTGGAGGGCATGGAGAGCGGTTATATACGCGGTGCAACCCGAGCACGTTCCGATCTGGAGGAGGAGATTTCACTTCCCGATTTCCTGCTGATGAATGCAGCGGCTGATATACAGGATCTGAAAATCTACTATGAGAACTATGTGCTCGTGAATGGCACCAGCgatggcagcagcggcaataaGAACTTCTTTCTGCCCAGTGCCTCAATGTTGACGCGCATCATCCGACCGGATCAGACGCCACAATCGTTGCaggcgctgcagctgctctttGGCCACAGCACCGCGGGCAGCTATTCGTCCATGTTGCGCATACAGAAGCGTTACAAGTTCCATTATCATTTCGCACCCGATACACGCAGCAATACGGTTCCCGGCGTAGATATAACGTTCACGGGATATCCTGGCATACTTGGCTCCACAGATGACTTCTATGTGGTCAAGGGCAGGCAGGTGCAATCGACTGTTGGCGGCGTGGGGATCAAGAACGAGAATCTGGCCCTTTGGAAGGATGTCAAGGTGGAGCAGATGGTGCCGCTTGTGGCACGTGTCATGGCCGCAAATCGCATTGCTCAGAATCGACGCACTTGGGCGCGTGCCATGTCCCGACATCCGTTCACCGGTGCCAAGCAATGGATTAGCGTGGATCTGAACAAGCTGGGAGCACAGGATAACCTGTACAACACACTCGATGCCGATGAGAAGCATGATGATGCTGCAGTCGCAGTGAATGAGAAGGATAATGCTGCCATCAGTGAGCGACATGATCAGCTGAAGAGCATGGTCTGGATACTGGAACAATTACCGGGACGTGTGCACAGCAAGGATGTCACTGAAAACTTCATCTTGGCCGGCAACACCAGCTGGCTGGCCAATGGAATGCCCTACTTCGACGACATCTTGGAGGCCAGCGGCATTTCGCGTGACAACTATAGCCAAGATCAGGAGCTGTCCCCTGCCGATGAGGCAGAGCTAACCACGCTGGAGGCTGTGGATAAGTATCTGCGCAAACGTGGCTTCCGCGGTGATCTGCTCGGAGATGAGTCCATTGCGTATGGCAACATTGACCTCAAGCTCTTCTCCTACAATGCTCGCTTGGGCATCAGCGATTATAAGGCGTTTGCTGGACCAATCTTTCTCAGATTGCAGCATCCCCAGCCTCGAACGCCGGAGGAGATTCAGCTGCAAGCGGAGGGTCAGGCCGTGCCTGCTGCCATTGGCGATGAGCGTCTGAGCGTAGCCGTAGACGATGCATCTACTTTGGCCGAGATGGAACTGATTACGGAGCGGCGTCCGGTGCGTAATGACATGCGGGCGATTGCCATGCGAAAGATTGGCAGTGGTCCGTTTAAATGGTCAGATATGACCAGCTCGGATGATGCCAATCACGAAGGACATCCGGATGAGTGGAACTTTGACAAGGTGTCGCCCAGGTGGGCCTGGTGA